TTAAGGACATGCAGTGGCACAAAAAAAGCTTTCAGACACCCCATACATTTGCATGTATGTTGCAGTAAGAATCACTCTTTGATGCactcttcaagtgcaatttgcTTTAAGACAATCACATAATAccataatactaaacaaatcctaaaaaaaagccattaaaaacttaaaattgattaattccataaaaacaagaaattttgagtcattgatCATTTTGGttgaattcagttttgtttttttgtttttattttttttgtaaagaggaatcaaaaatattatttgaggtttttttgtgcctgtttaatgcagccacaccttttgaaaccaaaaacataataattttttgacaaatatttcatgataatatttgagactaTGTCAAATTTCAAGGGTGTCCAAAAACttattttccaccactgtatacGATTTCTCAAATCTAGTTAAATTGAATTGTCCTTTTGGTCCACTGTATAGCACCATATATGAATAAAGGCTGATCAGTTCAACTTTTCATGTTGATGgtaaatatataatattaatTTAACTTAAAacctaattttaaaaaaatctggctAATTTAGAActagaaatcatgttttttaaataacttcagCCATTTCGACTTATGAcaagttttaaaataaacagttgATCGCTCATTCAACACATTAAATTAAGTTTAGAAGAAACACATCTACAGGGTGACcgaaaagtttggaaacaaagtttaactgcagtgtctatttcagttgggggtgcatgaattcactcttattttacccatttttgttataccataataaaataacttaaaaccatagtatttgccgagtgcaataactcggaagaaaattaatagaaccataaggtccaggtatgctggagcataacttcaaaatgcaggccatcagtgtcagatttcaaaactcttgatggtaaagtatctgacagttataattttttaaacatcaaaaagtactatgaggcaacctttactggccagtttgagcaaccttcataagcatgaatgaagatacattccggaagataccagtgtaaccaggtggtggaaacgttcacgtctttgtataagaaacaaacatgaacatgtcgaaatatgtttgttttacactaatctgatacttttctgaatatatctgtggtactgatttattgaaataacattatattatttggattatagacttttcatttgtttccaaacttttgggtcaccctgtagatATTTTAGGCAACTTCAAAATCCCAATGCTATTTGACTTTATGCTTCAATTTTACGAAGTCTCTGCtcgatttttcttttttttttaattcttcgAAATACATCCACTGCTTGCATTACAAAAAAGAATTCCATCAATTGTATCTGTCTTTCCACCATGTGGTTATCGAAATAAGACGGGACGTAAAACATCACTTTATAAAATATGCCACACTTTTTCATATCAAACTGATTAACAGCATGCCAGAAGTTACAATCAATTCATATGGACCAGGTGTGACATTAATTTCCATTTCAATTTccattttacagtttatattTCATTGCTGTCACTGCATGtgaatgttgttatttttaaggcAATACACTTTGTTGATtacaaatataattttaaacaaTACTGCTTCCCTTACTGCAAAATACTAACATATGAAGggacatttaaatttaattttaattggGTCTGTTGTTTTACCGCTTTTGTCACCAGAAAATGACTTGctcgtgcttttattttgaaactgaaCTGCTTGACTGCTGCAGTGTGATTGGTTTAGCTCACAGTGACGCTCTGCCGCACTAACTTTGCTCGTGGCTTTAATTGGTTTTAAAATAGTTTACATACAGAGATTCTCGGTCTCATTTGACAACGTTCTATCTATGACAGCATCGgtctcttgttttctttttttcttgtacaaAGAATAGACAAACCTGCCCCGGAAGGGTTTTTTGTTCGCGCCACGTCAGAGTTCCTGCAGCTTCGTGCGCTATTGTTTCTGAGCtgtctgctgcatgtctgtgtggtGTTTGGGACTGAACTTTCATTTGAGCTCCCTGACCATGACAATGTTTCTATGAAGAACTACAGAAAGACGTCAAGTTTGACTTTCATGACTGGTTATCAAGTTGAAGGCTGTTATTAGTTTCTATGTTTTTAAGCCAAACTTTTAGCTTTTCAAATATGTAAAAAGTTGGGAGAAAAAtatgcttttaaaatgttttcattaagtTTCATTTAGAAGAGTGAAAACTTTTAAATACCCGAGCCTCTCTGAAGGAGCTCAAATCATAGTAGAAATTAACTGTTCTTCAAACGCACACTGAATCCAcattcaaacttttaaacatcaCTTACACTGTGCTGATAAACCTGCCTAAACAACATCCATAGTATTGTGACTAAAACCTTTAATTACTGTAGatatatttttgcttatttatgaTTATCACATGGTTCAGCCACTGCACCTGATATTTAACAACTGCCTGAGgaaatgcaacatttcatcacgcatttatttctaaaaatattacaaagttGGTGATTCCCTGCTGTACACTTTGTGCATTTTGAGTACCTTCAATTATCAAATTCCCTCCTCAAAAAATGACAGCAACAAAATATCAAGACACAGCAAACAGGGCCcagtgtaaaaaacaaacaaacaaaaaaaaaacacacagccaaaggAGGGCAGTCGGTAAGAGGTGATGTCTTCTGTATCCACTCGGTGTATCCTGACTGCTCTCTGCCCCCGAGGCATCCACTCCCTCTCTAAACCTGGGGTGGGATGTCGTAGTTTCTCTCTGatgtccatgatgtgcaggtgaaggagaaatgtcTGTGGTACTGACTTTCTTTATAAgtgttttattaaaagaaagaacagcatcagtacagacagaagttGCCTAGAAGGAGCCGGCCAATTGATTCCCCGCTGGACAATGGCCAGCGATcagttttataggttttcaacatataggaggggtcACAACATATGGTTCTCTGTTGCCTACCATATAGGGAAGCAGGGAGCGTCATCAACCAACCCCCCTAACTCTACAGCTCCTGAAGAGCCCCTAAACCAATGTTTTGGATGGAAGAACCCTTGTAAGGAGTCTTCCAACAGGAGAACACATTCCATTCAACTAGGCCACATTTGCTTCACTCAAATACCAACTCCTGTCAGATACTAAGACAGGCAAATCAGATTCtattctactaacttattaagtaatgcatgtctcagatcagatactacaagGATTCTTTCTCCTCTCAAGCACAACAATCTTCTCACCAACTGCCAACTCTTAAGGTCACCTCTTTTATGCAACACTTCATCTCTGCTTCAACACatccttcctcctcatcctaCAGCCATTTATGATCACCTTCCTTTTATTGCTCTACGTGGTTTCATGACTAGTGACTCCCGTTAGGTTGATACAGAATTTATCATACAAAGAATACAACGGTTTCTCTGAACGTTTGCAGTTGTTAGATACCATGAATAGAAACAACTGTTTGAAGCCCAAAACGTCTCTTGGAAGTTGATGAAAAGGTAAAAATGGCTGTATGGCCCAAAGGCATTTTAGTTTTTCCACATCATAAACCAAGCTGATGAAGTTGGTAATTACAATGTGAACATTCAGCCAAGACAGTAGATTTGTCAGCAAACCTTGTTTTAATATAGATAAAGCAGCATAGCAGAAGTATACAATTAACcacaaatattaaaatgtacaaacatgAAGATAAAGCAATGTACCTTATCTGAACAAATCAGGGATCTTCTGGCTGATTATCAGGTCCAATATCTGGCATTTTTCCAACTTTattatctgtctgtcttctcTAACTGGCAGATACATTTGAAACAGCAAAGACAACATTCAGAAACTTAGCAAGAAGCACAGCTATCAACACAAAACAGGACCTGCTTTCACAGTGGCTCAGGCTATGCTAATGGCTAAGAAAGGAAGCAGCCACAGATCATCCTGAATTTGAGTCTGGAAAAACCATGCAAAATAGtggttttatattttacagatattggcattagtgggcaataaaagtgatagaacagtCGAATATTAACAAACCAGCAGACATAACTTCAGGAGATGAGGAGACAAACTATCTAGTCTCAATCAATTGATCTCACAGTAAACAAAGGAGAGTATTACTTTTATATGTCAATTATCATCCgactctgaaaaacagcttcatttGGTACCTAGAGGAAATAGTGCAAATTTTTGTGCAAATTATTCGTGTCTATGAGatcagaggaagagctgataAATGCACATCAGGCTGCTGTGTTTAACCCAGACCAACCATGGAAGCACTGAGGTCCCACAGCTTCTTGGCTGCAGCATCATCCAGGGCCTGTGGTCTCGGCTGTTTGACGGCACAGTCACTGTTTGGTGAAAGAAATGAAGTGGGGGGGGACATCATGAAGAGTCTGAGACAGTGACACACCAAACTCATGTCTGACATAGTAAACGTGTTAATGGAATACTAGAAGCTGGTTTATCTCACCTTCAGTTAATATTAAATGACCAAGATGATATGGTGTGATAACAATTCTAttcatctatttttttccacccaGGTCCATAAGATGAAGGGATTTTTTACTGTCAAAAAGgggaaatatttgaaaattCTAGTAAATATAATTTAAGATCCCATTCAGATTCACTTGCCTGTAGTAGAGACCGCTGACGTCTGCCTGGCTCTCGTCCACAGCGCAGTAGATGGTGGTTTGGGCTCCTTCCCAGGGACTTTTGATCAGCAATAAAAACGGCATAAGTATCATCTTCTTCCACATAGCTAAAGTAGAGAGAAAATGGCGGCCTAACTCTGTGCGGATGACCCCAGGATGAAGACTGTACGCTGTCACACCGGTGCCTGATGAGAGACATCCATTAAATCAAGTGTTATTTACAATAAATGAAAGCACTATCATgaggaacacaaacaaaacatgagcaTAAGGGCAAAATGGTTAACAATACGCATTACATGTGTACATTTAAACAATGCTGTATTCAgagattttatatttattaggCTCTACCTTGCAGTCTTTTAGCCAGCTCTCTGCAGAAAAGAATATTAGCTAGCTTGCTTTGGCGGTAGCTCTGTTCAGGACTGTAGCTTTTATCAAGATTGATGTCATCAAAGTGCATACGGCCTGCAAGAAAGTGTATTTTTAGTGACTAGAATCATCAATGTGTtctaaagtaaaaaaacaaacaaaactttcacCTTTCTGGTGTGCTACACTAGAAACAATGACAATGCGACTTGGAGCGGATTTCTTCAGCAGGTCAAGCAGACAGTTGGTGAGGAGAAAATGTCCCAGGTGGTTGACACCAAACTGCATTTCAAAGCCATCTTCAGTCTCCCACTTAGGGCACATCATAATACCTAAAAATAACCAAAGAAAGGAAACAGTCAAACTACATTAAAACCTACAGTCAGTTGATCCCAAATGAATGTATGTATTCTGCCCTCCTAAACATGTGAATGGAGGTCCTGCAGAGGAAAAAACAGTAGCTGCTGCGGACTGAGGTAGGTCCACTGTGAATTACCTGCATTGTTAATGAGGATGTCCAAGCGCTCCTCGTTCTCCTGGACATCTTTGACCAGGTCTCTGACAGACTGCAGCGAGGCAAGGTCCAGTTTCTTTACCACCACATTGCCGTTCCCACTCCGCTGTCGAATGTCATCTGCTGCAATGCGGGCTCTGGTCATGTCCCTGCAGGCAAGAATCACTCTGGCCCCTGGACAAAAATAGTAAACATTACAAATGTAatttacattcatattttaaCACTGGAAAAGTGCTACCGCAATAGTAGTCAACATAACAGTTGAAGGTTAATTTATGTTCTTTACATTAC
This genomic interval from Acanthochromis polyacanthus isolate Apoly-LR-REF ecotype Palm Island chromosome 2, KAUST_Apoly_ChrSc, whole genome shotgun sequence contains the following:
- the LOC110954837 gene encoding retinol dehydrogenase 13-like; protein product: MQNYVDGVKEFVENHVIALTVTFVAVVGVLALRRWMAGGVCRSKARLDGKTVLITGANTGIGKETALDMAQRGARVILACRDMTRARIAADDIRQRSGNGNVVVKKLDLASLQSVRDLVKDVQENEERLDILINNAGIMMCPKWETEDGFEMQFGVNHLGHFLLTNCLLDLLKKSAPSRIVIVSSVAHQKGRMHFDDINLDKSYSPEQSYRQSKLANILFCRELAKRLQGTGVTAYSLHPGVIRTELGRHFLSTLAMWKKMILMPFLLLIKSPWEGAQTTIYCAVDESQADVSGLYYSDCAVKQPRPQALDDAAAKKLWDLSASMVGLG